A single Amphiura filiformis chromosome 8, Afil_fr2py, whole genome shotgun sequence DNA region contains:
- the LOC140159494 gene encoding uncharacterized protein, which translates to MRIMSSSAARENVCSNSAVACELSRLFSPVFYVKKEDLDPFVSLLNGIKYKYWDNADKFHHVIGLLHQLKLDTSTQVLEHQQCIITFFLPKLLIKNRLIYVLRDSPELLGTLLKTISDASNNSRHVLNARPVSVGLQSTKGQQDPILKSCVNLSATRPAPAFVIRNNTVTLPWQPWFAHLVPKVSIAGRTVLRLQPGRVPYSFVVPKSPSSAGSVQRVVTSRGLLTIQPSRPASASSMVANKDSKPTDFGVSRKLYGQTPSSLHSPKAAPNIQNVNAVKESSDISKEALLKKQQEFLRQLALLKTEKANQGCSKQLFPPDKSSVSSTTGKRNLSTNAGDNTTTSTARPTTMRTRSGNATVRVTTRQSAKKNAVGKRRSPRNKQSSAEKMSSSNRQHNVKTEVGEEKGLLLSRVGEHCIVVSIPDQSPGKSSASKSKSGNKTDDASSATKSERKKKHKKKKKHSKSRSEDTCINSPTSAKAFERVKSFTRNVTKHG; encoded by the exons ATGAG aatcatgtcatcatcagcTGCAAGAGAAAATGTTTGTAGCAATAGTGCTGTGGCGTGTGAACTCAGTCGGCTGTTCTCTCCAG tgTTTTATGTAAAGAAGGAAGATTTGGacccatttgttagtcttttgaATGGAATTAAG TACAAATACTGGGATAATGCAGATAAATTTCACCATGTGATTGGTTTGCTGCATCAGCTGAAGCTGGATACATCTACTCAAGTGTTAGAACATCAACAG TGTATCAtcactttttttcttccaaagttgCTGATCAAGAATCGTTTGATCTACGTGCTACGAGACAGTCCAGAGCTTTTGGGTACCTTACTCAAGACAATTTCTGATGCATCAAATAACAGTAGGCATGTGCTAAATGCAAGACCTGTATCGGTGGGACTCCAGTCTACCAAAGG GCAACAAGACCCAATACTGAAATCATGTGTCAATCTGTCAGCTACCAGACCTGCCCCAGCATTTGTCATAAGGAACAACACAGTGACTCtgccatggcaaccatggtttgCACATCTTGTACCAAAAGTATCAATAGCTGGACGAACCGTACTTCGTCTACAACCAGGGAGAGTGCCCTATTCATTTGTAGTACCAAAGTCTCCATCATCAGCAGGCTCGGTTCAAAGGGTTGTGACCAGTAGAGGGTTGCTGACTATTCAACCATCAAGGCCTGCATCAGCATCTAGTATGGTAGCCAATAAAGACTCAAAGCCTACAGACTTTGGAGTTAGCCGCAAACTCTATGGACAG ACTCCTTCATCACTTCACTCTCCAAAAGCTGCACCAAACATTCAAAATGTAAATGCTGTCAAAGAAAGCTCTGATATTAGCAAGGAAGCTCTACTTAAGAAGCAACAAGAATTTCTGCGACAACTAGCACTGCTGAAAACTGAAAAGGCCAACCAGGGTTGCAGTAAGCAGCTGTTTCCTCCAGATAAATCATCAGTATCTTCAACAACTGGTAAACGGAACCTGTCCACAAATGCTGGCGACAACACTACAACAAGCACTGCCAGACCAACAACAATGCGTACTCGATCAGGGAATGCTACCGTcagggttacaacaagacaatcaGCAAAGAAGAATGCAGTAGGAAAGAGAAGGAGTCCTAGGAATAAACAGAGTAGCGCTGAGAAGATGTCAAGCAGTAATCGGCAACACAATGTAAAGACAGAAGTTGGTGAAGAAAAGGGATTGTTACTCAGTCGTGTCGGTGAGCATTGTATAGTAGTGTCCATACCCGACCAGTCACCTGGAAAGTCTAGTGCAAGCAAATCTAAGTCTGGAAATAAAACAGATGATGCATCTTCTGCTACCAAGTCGGAGAGAAAGAAGAAgcataaaaagaagaagaaacataGCAAGTCTAGAAGTGAAGACACCTGCATCAACTCACCAACCTCTGCCAAAGCATTTGAGAGAGTCAAAAGCTTCACAAGAAACGTCACAAAGcatggatga